Proteins encoded within one genomic window of Brassica rapa cultivar Chiifu-401-42 chromosome A09, CAAS_Brap_v3.01, whole genome shotgun sequence:
- the LOC103838534 gene encoding uncharacterized protein LOC103838534, translated as MVADAVSGSAWSLPHPRSHQEVDLHSYLTTITLPLPDVDDVFKWKAANYPLKVFNSQATWEVLRPRQAAQPWHDIVWFKGAVPKHAISMWIVNYDRLSTRARLVSWGLSIPVSCPFCTNFPETRDHLFLSCQYTNDVWAHVFTKCNPPSQMFANWAELLSWIRAPQSRRRFLLRILVSQAVVFHIWKQRNNLIHNNTSLPPTNVFRAIDREMGNIISLGGQTSSSIHLWIDCTIRS; from the exons ATGGTGGCGGATGCGGTATCTGGTTCAGCTTGGTCTTTACCACACCCTAGATCTCATCAGGAAGTGGATCTTCATTCTTACCTCACTACTATTACTCTCCCATTACCTGATGTTGATGATGTTTTTAAATGGAAAGCTGCTAATTACCCTTTGAAAGTGTTTAATTCTCAGGCTACTTGGGAGGTCTTGCGGCCAAGACAAGCAGCTCAACCTTGGCATGATATTGTTTGGTTCAAAGGGGCTGTTCCGAAGCACGCTATCTCGATGTGGATAGTGAACTATGATAGACTATCGACAAGAGCTCGACTGGTATCTTGGGGTCTATCGATACCAGTGTCTTGTCCCTTTTGCACAAACTTCCCGGAAACAAGGGATCACCTGTTCCTCTCCTGTCAGTACACCAATGATGTCTGGGCTCATGTCTTCACCAAATGCAACCCTCCTTCGCAGATGTTTGCTAACTGGGCGGAGCTACTATCCTGGATCAGAGCGCCACAATCAAGGAGGCGTTTTCTGCTCAGGATACTCGTCTCCCAAGCGGTTGTCTTTCACATTTGGAAACAGAGGAACAACCTGATCCATAACAACACTTCCCTGCCACCTACTAATGTATTCAGAGCCATTGACAGGGAGATGGGGAACATTATTTCTCTAGGAGGTCAAACAAGCTCTTCAATTCACTTATG GATTGATTGCACGATTAGATCATAA
- the LOC103838427 gene encoding uncharacterized GPI-anchored protein At1g61900 — MTRRAEFKLGLFVVLQFMFLLSLCSSEEFLPQISPDTSPQPFLPFIAPSPMAPYINTTIPKLSGLCSLNFTASESLIQTTSHNCWTVFAPLLANVMCCPQLDAALTIILGKASKETGQLALNRTQSKHCLSDLEQILVGKGASSKLGSICSLHSSNLTASSCPVTDVDQFESAVDTSKLLLACEKVDPVKECCEQACQNAILDAATNITLNASEPLMDNSVRISDCKNIVHRWLATKLDPSQAKETLRGLANCKLNRVCPLVFPHMRHISANCSNELSNQTSCCRAMESYVSHLQKQSLITNLQALDCATSLGTKLQKLNITKNVFTACHISLKDFSLQVGNQESGCLLPSLPSDAIFDQDTGISFTCDLNDNIPAPWPSSSQSSASTCKKTVRIPALPAAASSQPSLYNEGVKRLVIFVLSMVLVMLLS, encoded by the exons ATGACGAGAAGGGCGGAGTTCAAGCTAGGTCTCTTCGTGGTTCTTCAATTCATGTTTCTGCTATCTCTAT GTTCATCTGAGGAGTTCTTGCCTCAGATATCACCAGACACGTCTCCTCAACCATTCCTTCCCTTCATTGCTCCTTCTCCTATGGCTCCTTACATCAACACCACCATCCCCAAGCTCTCTG GGCTTTGCTCGCTTAATTTCACTGCTTCCGAGAGTTTGATTCAGACAACATCACACAACTGCTGGACCGTCTTTGCTCCATTATTAGCCAATGTCATGTGTTGTCCTCAGCTAGACGCTGCTCTCACCATCATCCTCGGCAAAGCGAGCAAAGAAACTGGTCAGCTTGCACTAAACAGAACACAGTCTAAGCACTGTCTCTCGGATTTAGAGCAGATCTTGGTAGGCAAAGGCGCTTCTAGCAAGCTTGGGAGTATATGTTCCCTTCACTCGTCGAATCTCACAGCTTCTTCCTGCCCTGTGACCGACGTGGATCAGTTCGAAAGCGCGGTGGATACGTCTAAGCTTCTTTTGGCTTGTGAGAAAGTTGATCCTGTCAAGGAGTGTTGCGAACAGGCTTGCCAAAACGCCATACTCGACGCAGCTACTAATATTACTCTCAATGCCTCTGAGCCTTTGATGGATAACTCGGTTCGGATCAGTGATTGTAAGAACATAGTGCACCGTTGGCTCGCTACTAAACTTGACCCTTCTCAGGCTAAGGAAACTCTCAGAGGTTTAGCAAACTGCAAACTCAATAGAG TTTGTCCTCTTGTGTTTCCACACATGAGACACATCAGTGCTAACTGCAGCAACGAGTTGAGTAACCAAACAAGTTGTTGCCGCGCAATGGAGAGTTATGTGTCTCATCTGCAAAAGCAATCACTTATAACTAATTTGCAAGCTTTGGACTGCGCAACCTCTCTTGGGACAAAGCTGCAGAAGCTAAACATCACTAAGAATGTCTTCACTGCTTGTCATATAAGTCTCAAAGACTTCTCTCTTCAAG TTGGAAACCAAG AATCTGGTTGTCTATTACCAAGCTTACCATCTGATGCGATATTCGATCAAGACACGGGAATTAGCTTCACTTGTGATCTGAATGACAACATTCCAGCCCCATGGCCTTCTTCATCTCAGTCCTCAGCCTCTACCTGTAAAAAGA CTGTTAGAATCCCTGCTCTTCCTGCTGCTGCCTCCTCGCAACCCA GTCTCTACAATGAGGGAGTGAAACGTTTGGTGATCTTTGTATTGTCTATGGTTCTTGTGATGCTTCTGTCATGA
- the LOC103838426 gene encoding uncharacterized protein LOC103838426 has protein sequence MARGRNPTTMNRSDRYLGSYSYGDSHGTSLTDELELAEEDIWSPAVIHDTETEDSYGGWNSSANSVKSGRVGGLSLTFKSSSNAPSSSPMLVQQIHGGVGEGGEIMRNLASSAPVNVPDWSKIYRVNLVESTHELDGDDEEEPGMMPPHEYLAKSQARRSRKMGGGGASMFEGVGRTLKGRELRRVRDAIWSQTGFYG, from the coding sequence ATGGCAAGAGGTCGAAATCCGACGACGATGAACCGTAGCGATCGATACCTTGGAAGCTACAGTTACGGTGACAGTCACGGAACCTCACTCACCGACGAATTAGAGCTCGCCGAGGAAGACATCTGGTCACCGGCCGTCATTCACGACACCGAGACAGAAGATTCATACGGCGGGTGGAACTCAAGTGCTAACTCTGTGAAAAGTGGGCGCGTGGGAGGACTCTCGCTGACTTTCAAGAGCTCTTCAAACGCACCGTCGTCATCTCCGATGCTCGTGCAGCAGATCCACGGCGGAGTAGGCGAAGGAGGAGAAATCATGCGGAACTTGGCGTCCTCAGCGCCGGTTAATGTGCCGGATTGGAGTAAGATATATCGAGTCAACTTGGTTGAGTCAACACACGAGCTTGACGGTGACGACGAGGAGGAACCGGGGATGATGCCGCCGCACGAGTACCTTGCTAAGAGCCAAGCACGGCGGAGCAGGAAAATGGGAGGCGGTGGGGCGTCGATGTTTGAGGGTGTAGGAAGGACACTCAAAGGCAGGGAACTAAGGCGGGTTCGTGATGCAATTTGGAGCCAAACAGGGTTCTACGGCTAA